A window of the Cicer arietinum cultivar CDC Frontier isolate Library 1 chromosome 6, Cicar.CDCFrontier_v2.0, whole genome shotgun sequence genome harbors these coding sequences:
- the LOC101503546 gene encoding phosphoribosylaminoimidazole-succinocarboxamide synthase, chloroplastic: MVDSILSLNPSNTLHTKIPLNNLISQSVSSSNYRITFKPIKFRIPAIRASSMPKDSVQQPSFPDTLLNNTRKHQVLESITTSLSNCLSETNLHLTVPALKSKTRGKVRDIYDSGDYLVLVTTDRQSAFDRVLASIPFKGQVLNETSLWWFERTRHIVSNAVVSAPDKNVTIAKKCSVFPVEFVARGFVTGSTDTSLWTVYDKGIRNYCGNVLPDGMVKNQKLPKNILTPTTKAADHDVPVTPDEIIEKGLMTRADYEEASEKALSLFEYGQQVALEHGLILVDTKYEFGKANDGSILLIDEVHTPDSSRYWIANSYLERIQNGLEPENVDKEFLRLWFKSHCNPYEDEVLPDAPKDLVSELAWRYIFLYETITKSKFEVQSTKEPIHDRISRNVASALSSLK, encoded by the exons ATGGTTGATTCTATACTTTCCTTAAACCCTTCCAATACCCTCCACACTAAAATTCCACTCAACAATCTCATTTCGCAATCGGTTTCTAGCTCCAATTATAGAATCACTTTCAAACCAATCAAATTCCGAATCCCTGCGATTCGTGCTTCGTCGATGCCAAAAGATAGCGTACAGCAACCTTCTTTTCCAGACACTCTCCTCAACAACACACGCAAACACCAAGTTCTTGAATCCATTACGACTTCCCTCTCTAATTGCCTCTCTGAAACTAACCTACATTTGACAGTTCCTGCTCTCAAATCGAAAACTCGTGGCAAA GTTCGAGATATTTATGATAGCGGGGATTATCTTGTTTTAGTGACTACTGATCGTCAGAGTGCATTTGATAGGGTTCTTGCTTCCATTCCTTTTAAAGGCCAG GTTCTTAATGAAACAAGTCTGTGGTGGTTTGAGAGGACTAGACACATAGTTTCTAATGCAGTTGTGTCAGCTCCAGATAAAAATGTTACAATAGCAAAGAAATGTTCAGTTTTCCCTGTTGAGTTTGTTG CTAGAGGTTTTGTCACTGGAAGTACGGATACATCTTTATGGACAGTCTACGATAAAGGCATTCGTAACTACTGTGGAAATGTCCTACCAGATG GAATGGTTAAGAATCAAAAGTTGCCTAAGAATATACTCACTCCAACTACCAAGGCCGCAGACCATGATGTTCCAGTCACTCCAGATGAG ATTATAGAAAAGGGACTGATGACTCGAGCTGATTATGAAGAGGCGAGTGAAAAAGCGTTAAGCTTGTTTGAATATGGACAG CAAGTGGCCTTGGAACATGGCCTTATATTGGTAGATACTAAGTATGAATTTGGGAAGGCAAATGATGGATCAATTCTATTGATTGATGAG GTCCATACTCCTGATTCAAGTAGATATTGGATTGCCAATTCTTACTTGGAGCGCATTCAAAATGGTCTTGAGCCTGAAAATGTTGATAAG GAGTTCTTGAGGCTGTGGTTTAAAAGTCACTGCAACCCTTATGAAGACGAG GTCCTTCCTGATGCTCCTAAAGATCTTGTTAGTGAATTGGCTTGGCG ATACATTTTCTTGTACGAGACCATAACAAAATCAAAGTTTGAGGTGCAATCGACCAAG GAGCCAATACACGACCGAATATCACGAAATGTTGCTTCTGCACTATCATCCTTAAAGTAG